From bacterium:
GGGTGCTATGAGGTTTTTCTCAGAAATTTAACGTTTGGAGAACTGGAAGCTCTTGCGGGCGGCGGCGCGGCCGTACTTCTTCCGCTCCTTTACGCGTGAGTCGCGCGTAATCAGGCCCGCTTTCTTGAGGGCAAGACGATAGCTGGGGTCGATTTCGAGCAACGCTTTCGTGATGCCGTGCCGAACGGCGCCGGCCTGGCCAGAAAGTCCGCCACCCTTCACGGTGGCGCGCACGTCGAATCGACCCCAGGTCCCCGTCAGTTCAAAGGGCTGTTTCAAGAGCATGAGGGCGGTGTCACGGAGGAAGTACTCCTCGGCGAGAGTGCTGTTGACGAGCATCCGCCCGTCTCCAGGGTGGAGCCACACCCGCGCTATCGAGGTCTTTCTTTTTCCGGTCGCATAAAACTTTACCGCTGTCGCCATTGATTCTTTTTCCCCGTGTCCGCTAAGCTTTATCGAAAGTGATGGTCTCTGGATTCTGCGCCGCGTGGGGATGCTTGTCCCCCGCATAGATTTTCAGCTTCAGCAACATGGCGCGGCCCAGCTTGTTCTTGGGCATCATGCCGCGTACCGCTAATTTAAGCACACGTTCGGGATGGGTCTCGAGCAACCGCCGCGCACTGGTTTCCTTCAGGTGGCCCGGATAGCCCGAATGCCGATAGTACATCTTCTGGTCGAGCTTCTGACCGGTGAACACGACCTTCTCCGCATTGATCAAAACAACGCAATCGCCCCCATCCACGTGGGGCGTCCAGTCGGGGCGGTGCTTCCCCCGTAGCAGGGTCGCCACCCGGGTGGCGAGGCGGCCGAGCGTCTGGCCCGCCGCATCTATCAGCACCCACCTGCGGTTCTGGGAGACGATTTCTTTCTTCTGAAAAACAGTCCGCTGATACATACCTGATTTTTCCTTTAATGCCGGGTTCTCTGAAGCCGGCCGCCCCCCGGAAGGTCCGGTCGAAAGGCCGCTATGCTAACCCCAAAAGGAGCGCTCCTGTCAACACGGGCCGGGGAAAATTCGCGATCTTTCGGGCGGCGCGCCCGGGGCCCGGGGGCAAACCCCTAAAGCTTGCAAATTCTGTTGTTTGGCTGGAATGCCGCGAACGCATTGCGGGTGTCCACGATGCGGTCGCTCCGCTCGAGGATGAATTTCAGATCCAGCCCCTTGTGATTCGCGAGCAAAATGGCGCAATCGGCCTGCTCGAGCTCCTCGGCCCCGAGCGGGCGGGAGATGAACTCCCGGCCATCGAATTCGAACCGAACGGCATAGGGATCGTGGTAGCTGACCTCCGCCCCCAGATTTTCCAGTAGAGACCACACGTCCAGCGCCGGGCTCTCTCGGATGTCGTTCACATCGGCCTTGTAGGTAACGCCGATGAGAAGAATCTTCGACCCGCGCAGCGCCTTCCCCCGATCGTTGAGCGCCTTCATCGTCAAATCAACCACGAACTGGGGCATGGCCATATTCACCTGACCGGCCAGCTCGATAAAGCGCGCCTCGAAACCGAGCTGGCGCGCCTTCCAGGACAGATAGATCGGATCGACCGGGATGCAGTGACCGCCCAGGCCGGGCCCCGGATAAAAAGGCATGAAGCCGAACGGCTTGGTCTTGGCCGCATCCACCACTTCCCAGATGTCCACCCCCATCACGTGGCACAGCTTGGCCATTTCGTTCACGAGTCCGATGTTGACGCTGCGAAAAGTGTTCTCGAGCAGCTTCACCATCTCGGCCACCTTCGGCGAGCTGACCCGCACCACGTTGTCGATGCAACCCGCGTAGAGGGCCGAGGCCATCTCGGTGCACGCTTCAGTGACGCCGCCCACGATCTTGGGAATGTTCCGCGTGTTGTAATTCGGGTTTCCCGGATCCACCCGCTCGGGCGAGTAGGCGAGATAAAAATCCTCCCCGACCCGGCGGCCCTCTCTCGAGAGGACGGGCAGCAGGGCTTCCTCGGTGGTGCCGGGATACGTCGTGCTCTCAAGGATATACAGCTGGCCGGGACAGTTGGCCGCCTTGATGGCCTGAAGCGCGGATTGGACATAGGAAAGATCGGGGTCGCCCGTCTTTCCGAGCGGCGTGGGCACGCAGATGTTCACGGTCTGCACCTGCGAAATAACCGCCGCGTCCGATGTCACCTCGAAGCGGCCCGTCGCGAGCGCCTCCCCGATTTCGGCGTCCAAGATGTCCGTGATGTAGGACTTCCCCGCCTTCAAACTCTCGACCTTCGCGGGGTCGGCGTCCAGGCCCACCACGCGGTAGCCGGCGCGGACGAACTCCAGCGCAAGGGGGAGGCCGACGTAGCCCAGCCCCATGATGCACGCGCGCACCTTGCGGCTGCGGATGTCTTCCAAAAGTGACATGCCCACTTCCTTTTCCTTTTCACCTTGAAACTGTTGGCACAAGATCGACGATAAGAGAGTACCCGATGAGGAGGGAAAACAAAATCCAGAACTCGGGAGGCAAGATTTATTTGGCGCCGAATTCGCGCTTGATCATGTCGGTGAATTCCCGGTTCAACTCTTTCTCTCGCCTGGAGGACAAGTAGGGGTCGGTCGAACCGAAGAGAAAAAAGCTGGCGACCGATGCCATATCCGCTTTCATGAAAATCTGGAAGGCCAAAGCGGCCACAAGGCACGCCCCCGTGATGATGGCTATGACTTTCCACTGGCTCCGCCGCTTGACGGCCGGGAGCTTGGGTTTCAAATAATCGCTGTGGTGCGGATTCTGGCCCCGACTTCCCTCACCGGAGGAGCGGCGACGGCGACGGCGCCCCTCTCCGGCCCGGGCGGGTTCCTTTCCGGCAAGTGAAATTTGCGCTTTGTCCGGCTTATCCATCGCGCAGCCCCCCGAAAGTCAGAAGCGTGGGCGATTCTCCCCGGGGCAAACCGGACAATGGCCGATTGTGAATTTCGCCCACAAAAACAAACAATTAAGAGGAAACAAGCGGCGCCCTACCGGGGATTCGTACCGGGCACCCGCCTGAGCACAGTGTAATTCTCTCCGATTAAACAGGCAAGAGAAAGGGGGGCGGGGGTTATTTTAAATTGTAACTCTTTCAAGAACAACAAGATATGTTTTGAGGAGCCCATCCCAGCCCCGTCCCCTGCAATCCCTCCGTAGCGGAGGGGAGCCCGGCGCCTCGGGACCATTTTTCCTCTCCTGTCCGACCTCCGCCCAAGAAAAGTGAATAGTCAATCATCTTCATTGAAATCAATTGATTAAACCTAGAGAACTCTTGGAAAATAGAAGGTCACAGGTTTTAACAACTGGAAGTAATGAAAGATATACCGCCCGATGAGGTTTGAATTTTGAATCGCTCCATCCTTCCCGCCGCGCTCCTGGCGGGCGTTCTTCTTGCGGGGCCCGTTGGTTGCACGAAATTCCAGAACGATCAGCAGGCCGCAAGAGAGTCCGCTGTCACTTCTCCCCGGCCGAACGTCACCGCGGACGGAGCCATCATCACCTCGGCGAAAAACGCGTCCGCGGAGGGTCTCACCCCCAAGGGCCCTCTCCAGCAAGGCCACTTCCGCGGCCTCGCCGTGGGCGATTTGGACGGGGACGGTGCGATGGAAATCGTTGCGGGGAACTTCCTGAACGGAACGATTCATGTCTGGTACGGGCAGAAAACCGGCGAATGGCCACGGCCCACCGTTCTGAACGCCGGCGGTAATCCGCGCGCCATCCGTATCGTGGACGTGGACGGGGACTCTCGGCCCGACATCGTCGCGGCCGTCTCCGGCAAAAACAGCGGCATTTTTATCTGGACCAACGTTGACGGCAAGCGCTTCCAGCGGCGGAAAGGGCCCGGACAGGGCGAGGATTTCTACGACCTGCACGTGGGCGATCTGAACTACGACGGCCGCGCCGATCTCATCGCCGTCAAGGCAGACGCCGGGCGAAAGGACAACATCAGGCTCTGGCTGAACGTCGGCCCCCATCAATGGAAGGCCGGCCCGGCCCCGGCGGCGGCGTATGCCCTCACCGGGGTAAGCATCGCCGACCTCAACCAGGATGGTCTCTTCGACATCCTGGCGGCGGCCCGGAACCCTGGCGGCGGCCTCATCGCCTGGCTCGGGAAAGGCAGTAAAGGCCAATTAAACTGGGGAAATCCCAACGTTATCGCCAAGGGGGACTTCTGGAGTGTCTCCGCTGTCGATCTCAACGGCGACGGCATCCTCGACCTTCTCTCTACCGGTCGGGACACCGGCATCCCCATCTGGCAAGGTCTCGGCAAGGGACGCCTCAACCGCATGGCGAGCCCCATCACCTCGGGCAGCTTCTGGCAAGCCGTTCCCCTCGATCGGAATAATGATGGTTTGATCGATATCGTCGGCAGCGCGATGGACGGCAAGGGCCTCCAGCTGTGGAATCAGGATTCGCGTCTCGGGTGGGTGGCCCAGCGCCTCGTTCTTCCCGCCCAGGGGAACTACCCCAACTTGGTGGTTGCCGATCTCGACGGCGACGGCCGCCCCGATCTGGGCGCCGCCAGTCACGGCAAGGGGGTTCCTCTCTGGCCGGGCTTCGCCCGAACGGCGAAAGTCACGCCGGAGAAGGACCGCACGGGGAAGCCCAAAATCCTGAACCTTCCGCTCATCCCCGGAACCCGCCTCAGCAGCCCCGAGGCGGAGGCGGCCTCCAAACCGGCCGTCCAGGGCCCGCTCGGCGCAAATCCGAAAACCCGGCAACTCGGCGAGTACGTCATCGGAGAAGGTGATGTCCTCTCCATCCTCATCTGGCAGGGAATCCAGGCCGAAACCCGGCAGGTACAGGTGAGCGAGCGCGGCCTGGTGAGCTTCGGATACGTGGATAACATCCAGGCGGCCGGCCTGACCGTCAAGGAACTTGACGATATCCTCACCCAGAAGCTGGCGAAGTTCATCAAAAGCCCCCGCATCGATATCAACATCGTCAAATTCGGCAGCAAGATCATCCGGGTGATGGGCTCGGTCGTCCGGCCGCAAACCTACAACATCGACAAAGCCGTGACCGTCCTCGACGCCATCCTCCTGGCGGGCGGGCACATTGCCGCGCGGACAAAGGGCGATCTCTCGCGCGTCCGGGTCCAGAGCGATGGCAACACCCGCACCATCAACCTGCTCCGGTACATATCGGGCAACGGGAGCCAGTCGGACAACCCCTTCCTCGGCCCAGGCGATCTGGTCTTCGTCCCTGAGTCGAGCGACGAACTCGAGGAGGCCGATCGGATCTTCATCTTCGGAGAGTCCCGCCGGCCGGGCGTCTATCCCTTCTCCTTCAACATGCGCGTGCTCGACGCCGTGGCCCGCTCGGGCGGATTCACCGAGTGGGGTCTGAAGGAAGAGATCCGGATTATTCGCGGAGACCCCGAACGGCCCGAGGTCATCCAGGCAGACCTCAAGGCCATGCTTGAGCGGGGCGACCGGCGCGGGAACCATCTGCTCAAGCCGAACGATGTGGTCTTCATCCCCCGGAGCTTCATCGGCGACCTGAGCGAATTCGTGAAACAAGTCTCCCCGATACTCGATTTCTTGTTCTATCCGGCCCGTTTCCGGGAAGCTTACTCGATCAACTCAAACTTATTGAAATTCGACGTTGGCGGGCCGAGCCGCAGAAGGGCCGAGAGAGATTCCGAGGGCACTTTCGTTTCCGGCGCGACGAACATCACTCTCAACTAGGGCAGCCACCAATGGGCCAGTACGACATCAATTTGCGCGATTACTGGCGGATCATCCGCAAGCGCAAAACGATCATCATCTTCACGACAATCCTGCTGGCCATCTTCAGCTTCATCTTCGCCAAGCTGAACGAGCCGGCCCCCATCTATTCGTCCTCGAGCGCCATCCGCATCGATCGAAACACGGCGGTCGCCAGCGTGATCGGCGACAGCAGCGGCCTCGGCGGCCAGTTCCAGGAAATGTCGACCCAGACGGCGGTCATCCGCAGCTACCCCGTCATGGAAAGAGTGGCCAAGGAACTCGGCCTTATCGACAAGTCGCTCTCCTCGGAGGAGATCGCCAAAAACAGCCGGCTTGTCTCGGTGGTCAACAGCCTCTCCGATCAGACGGAATCCGAACAAATCGGTGACACGAACCTGATCCGCATCAAGGTCACCTCAACTGACCCCGATCAGGCCGCCCGGATGGCCAACACCATCGCCGCGATCTTCCGCCTCTTCAACTACGAAACGCGCAACGAGGCAACTCTCAAACAGTCCCAGTTCATCAATGGCCAATTGGAGGCAAGCGAACGGGCGCTCAAGGAGGCCGAGCAAAACATCAAGAAGTACAAAGAAGAGAAAAGCGTGCTTTCCGTCTCCATCGAGGCGACCGTGACCTCCCGCGCCCTCGAAGTCGAAAGCGCCCGGGTCGGCGAACTCGAGAAGTTGCTGGAAAAGCTCCGGGACGCCATCCAGCAGGTGCGTTTCATCGGCGAATTCCAGGAGGGAAAAACGAAGCGCGTCCCGGTGGACGACATCGAATCCGGCCTCGGGCCGCTCAACAAACAGCTCGTCGAGCTACAGGTGCAGCGCGACACCCTGCTCGATAACTTCACGGTCGAACACCCCTCGGTCCGCACCATCATTGTCCAGATCAAGAACGTGGTCCGCGAGATGCTGCTCACCCTCGAGGGCCGCGAGCGCTCCCTCGCCGGCGAGCTTGAGTACAGAAAACGCGAGCTCAAGAAAATAACGGACCGGAACAACGAGATCCCGAACATCGCGCTTGAACTCCAGCGGCTCGAGCGCAAACTGGCGACCAACATGGAAGTGCACAATCTTCTTCGTCAGAAGGCCGAGGAAGTGAAGATCAAGCTCGCCGGCACCCAGCACCTCGTCCACATCGTCAAGCCGGCGTTCCGCCCCGCGTTCCGGGACAACCCGCCCCAGGTCGGGGTCAACACGTTCGTCGGCGCCCTGCTCGGCCTCATCGTCGGCGCGGTCTTCGCCCTCGTCCTCGAAACGATGGACACCTCCATCGGCGCCATCGAGGATGTGGAAAGCTACCTCGAGATTCCCGTCCTCGGCGTCATCCCCGTGGTGGACGCGGAAGAACTCGAGCAGGAGTATCTCGAAGCGAACCCCGACAAGGTGGGGCGCTTCACCTCCGACATGTTCGGCCGCCTGGTGACACACTTCGTCCCCCGCTCGCCCATCGCGGAGGCCTACCGCTCGTTCAGAACGCAGATGGACTTCCTCGCCCTCGAAAAGGGCGGAAACCTCTTTCTCCTCACAAGCACGACGCCAGGCGAGGGGAAAACCACGACCTCCATCAACTTCGCCATCGCCTACGCCCAGACCAACAAGCGGACGCTTCTCATCGACGCCGACATGCGCAAGCCCACCATCTACCGCGTCTTCGGCATCGACCGCGAGCCCGGCCTGACGGAAGTCCTCCTGGGGAACTACACGGCCGAAGAGTGCATCCGCACCATGACCGACATCATGCTCGGCAAGTTCGACATGGAAGACATCATGATTACGCCGGGCCTGGACAATCTCAGCATCATGACCTGCGGAAGCATCCCTCCGAACCCCTCCGAGCTGCTCGGCTCGCCGCGGATGAACGACTTCCTCGAAGAGGTGCGGGGCGAATACGACGTCGTCATCATCGATACCCCGCCCCCGTCCTTCCGGTGACGGATGCCGCCATGCTCGGGCCGCGGGTGGACGGCGTGGTGCTCGTCTACCGCGTGGGGACCATCGCGCGGGGCGCCCTGAAACGCGCCAAACTCCAGCTCGACAACGTCCGCGCCAACGTGTGGGGCGTGGTACTCAACTCGATGCGCGCCGAGGTCAGCTCCGACGTGGATACGTTCCAGTATCAATCGGGCTACTACTACGCCGGCTACTCCGAGGAGGCCGAGGAATCCCGCCCGGTGGACATGCCCATTTACCAGCGCTGGTACACGCAGGCCAGGGACCTGATCGCCCCCACCTCGGACGATGAAATGATCCGGGAGGAAGCATCGCCCTTCGCGCGCATTCTCGGCGCCGCGCTGATCTTCCTTTCGTTTGCCCTCATCGCCGGCGGCATCTT
This genomic window contains:
- a CDS encoding nucleotide sugar dehydrogenase; translation: MSLLEDIRSRKVRACIMGLGYVGLPLALEFVRAGYRVVGLDADPAKVESLKAGKSYITDILDAEIGEALATGRFEVTSDAAVISQVQTVNICVPTPLGKTGDPDLSYVQSALQAIKAANCPGQLYILESTTYPGTTEEALLPVLSREGRRVGEDFYLAYSPERVDPGNPNYNTRNIPKIVGGVTEACTEMASALYAGCIDNVVRVSSPKVAEMVKLLENTFRSVNIGLVNEMAKLCHVMGVDIWEVVDAAKTKPFGFMPFYPGPGLGGHCIPVDPIYLSWKARQLGFEARFIELAGQVNMAMPQFVVDLTMKALNDRGKALRGSKILLIGVTYKADVNDIRESPALDVWSLLENLGAEVSYHDPYAVRFEFDGREFISRPLGAEELEQADCAILLANHKGLDLKFILERSDRIVDTRNAFAAFQPNNRICKL
- the rpsI gene encoding 30S ribosomal protein S9 produces the protein MATAVKFYATGKRKTSIARVWLHPGDGRMLVNSTLAEEYFLRDTALMLLKQPFELTGTWGRFDVRATVKGGGLSGQAGAVRHGITKALLEIDPSYRLALKKAGLITRDSRVKERKKYGRAAARKSFQFSKR
- the rplM gene encoding 50S ribosomal protein L13 produces the protein MYQRTVFQKKEIVSQNRRWVLIDAAGQTLGRLATRVATLLRGKHRPDWTPHVDGGDCVVLINAEKVVFTGQKLDQKMYYRHSGYPGHLKETSARRLLETHPERVLKLAVRGMMPKNKLGRAMLLKLKIYAGDKHPHAAQNPETITFDKA
- a CDS encoding AAA family ATPase, whose amino-acid sequence is MGQYDINLRDYWRIIRKRKTIIIFTTILLAIFSFIFAKLNEPAPIYSSSSAIRIDRNTAVASVIGDSSGLGGQFQEMSTQTAVIRSYPVMERVAKELGLIDKSLSSEEIAKNSRLVSVVNSLSDQTESEQIGDTNLIRIKVTSTDPDQAARMANTIAAIFRLFNYETRNEATLKQSQFINGQLEASERALKEAEQNIKKYKEEKSVLSVSIEATVTSRALEVESARVGELEKLLEKLRDAIQQVRFIGEFQEGKTKRVPVDDIESGLGPLNKQLVELQVQRDTLLDNFTVEHPSVRTIIVQIKNVVREMLLTLEGRERSLAGELEYRKRELKKITDRNNEIPNIALELQRLERKLATNMEVHNLLRQKAEEVKIKLAGTQHLVHIVKPAFRPAFRDNPPQVGVNTFVGALLGLIVGAVFALVLETMDTSIGAIEDVESYLEIPVLGVIPVVDAEELEQEYLEANPDKVGRFTSDMFGRLVTHFVPRSPIAEAYRSFRTQMDFLALEKGGNLFLLTSTTPGEGKTTTSINFAIAYAQTNKRTLLIDADMRKPTIYRVFGIDREPGLTEVLLGNYTAEECIRTMTDIMLGKFDMEDIMITPGLDNLSIMTCGSIPPNPSELLGSPRMNDFLEEVRGEYDVVIIDTPPPSFR
- a CDS encoding FG-GAP-like repeat-containing protein, with protein sequence MNRSILPAALLAGVLLAGPVGCTKFQNDQQAARESAVTSPRPNVTADGAIITSAKNASAEGLTPKGPLQQGHFRGLAVGDLDGDGAMEIVAGNFLNGTIHVWYGQKTGEWPRPTVLNAGGNPRAIRIVDVDGDSRPDIVAAVSGKNSGIFIWTNVDGKRFQRRKGPGQGEDFYDLHVGDLNYDGRADLIAVKADAGRKDNIRLWLNVGPHQWKAGPAPAAAYALTGVSIADLNQDGLFDILAAARNPGGGLIAWLGKGSKGQLNWGNPNVIAKGDFWSVSAVDLNGDGILDLLSTGRDTGIPIWQGLGKGRLNRMASPITSGSFWQAVPLDRNNDGLIDIVGSAMDGKGLQLWNQDSRLGWVAQRLVLPAQGNYPNLVVADLDGDGRPDLGAASHGKGVPLWPGFARTAKVTPEKDRTGKPKILNLPLIPGTRLSSPEAEAASKPAVQGPLGANPKTRQLGEYVIGEGDVLSILIWQGIQAETRQVQVSERGLVSFGYVDNIQAAGLTVKELDDILTQKLAKFIKSPRIDINIVKFGSKIIRVMGSVVRPQTYNIDKAVTVLDAILLAGGHIAARTKGDLSRVRVQSDGNTRTINLLRYISGNGSQSDNPFLGPGDLVFVPESSDELEEADRIFIFGESRRPGVYPFSFNMRVLDAVARSGGFTEWGLKEEIRIIRGDPERPEVIQADLKAMLERGDRRGNHLLKPNDVVFIPRSFIGDLSEFVKQVSPILDFLFYPARFREAYSINSNLLKFDVGGPSRRRAERDSEGTFVSGATNITLN